TGCAGGCGTACACGAAGGAAGCGACCATGTTCCGGGACGTTGTGCCCGCACTTTCCCAGCTGACCGGCGGCACGTTCTTTGCCGCGCGCTGCTTCTACGCCTCCGACCTGCCTGAGCGGTTGCTAGTGTTTGAGGACCTGAAAGCGCTCGGCTACGTGACGGTAAACCGGCAGGCCGGGCTAGACTTTGAGCACTGTGCGCTTGTGATGCGCAAGATCGGCCAGTTCCATGCTGCGTCGATGCGCTTTGCCGAGCAGCGGTtggagctgctgcagcgcCAGTTTCACTTCAACATGTTCAATCCGGACTACGGTGAGGCGTCGGGACAGCTGCGTACCATCTTCGAGAAGGGGCTGGAAGCGCTGATTGCCGTCGCCAGGGAGCGGTGGGACGGGTTCGATCAAACGATCGTGCAAAAGCTGGAACGGCTGGCGCCGGTGTACGTCGATCGGTTGCGCGCGTGTCTAGAGCAGGACTGCGAGGCGGACGGTGGCTACCGGGTGCTGAACCACGGTGATCTGTGGTCGAACAATATGCTGTTTCGCTACGATCCGACCGTACCGACGACCGTGCAGGATGTGGCGTTCGTCGATCTGCAAATCAGTTTCTACTCGAGCCCGGGCGTGGATCTAAACTATGCGCTTGCCAACTGTCCGAACTACGAGACGCGGGCGCGGCTGGACGAGCTGATCGAGCTGTACTACGCCTCGTTCCGGGACACGCTGGAGCAGCTCCAGTACACGGCCCGGCCCATCCCGTCGCTCGCCGACGTACGGCGGGAGATAAGGCGGATGGAATTTTTTGCCCTCGTGTCGGTCGTCTCCGTGCTGCCGATCGTGGTGATGGACCACACGGACGAGCTGGTGGCCAACTTTGAAAATCTCATCGACGGCAAGGATGCAGCGAGAGCGCGCGACATACAGTACAATGGGGTGAACTATCAGCGCATCGTGCGTCCGATGCTGATTGAATTCAATCAGCGCAAGATGCTAGACATTTAGACAGACAAGGGGAACCGGCGTTCTTTGGTTGCTTTTGTCGTCGTTTGATAAGATCCCTTCAGCAGGTTGCAAAAGTGAGATAGAAGCTCCATCGCGGACAATATTATCAATTTATAAGGTCCAAGGTCATTGATGGAGACATGGAGTATCTTTGTTTAGACGATTATGTGGAGTTTTCTGTGGTCAAAAGTGCTATAtttttgcaaagttttgtTACTTGATAGCAGTA
This genomic interval from Anopheles merus strain MAF chromosome 3L, AmerM5.1, whole genome shotgun sequence contains the following:
- the LOC121599875 gene encoding uncharacterized protein LOC121599875, with protein sequence MGERTDTIAGLDDIAVPEYIDERLAAKALVNGLGLQSVRIVECKITRATANGDNYMSDVFRLAVRYVAEQSGDERTVSLVVKSLPATGQRGPMIEEVQAYTKEATMFRDVVPALSQLTGGTFFAARCFYASDLPERLLVFEDLKALGYVTVNRQAGLDFEHCALVMRKIGQFHAASMRFAEQRLELLQRQFHFNMFNPDYGEASGQLRTIFEKGLEALIAVARERWDGFDQTIVQKLERLAPVYVDRLRACLEQDCEADGGYRVLNHGDLWSNNMLFRYDPTVPTTVQDVAFVDLQISFYSSPGVDLNYALANCPNYETRARLDELIELYYASFRDTLEQLQYTARPIPSLADVRREIRRMEFFALVSVVSVLPIVVMDHTDELVANFENLIDGKDAARARDIQYNGVNYQRIVRPMLIEFNQRKMLDI